The Couchioplanes caeruleus nucleotide sequence CACGCCTCGGCCGCGAGCGCGCGCTCGTACTCGATCTCGGCGGTCGCGGCGCGTCCGGCGGCGGCCAGATAGCGGGCCCGGCGCAGGTGCAGCGCGCAGGCCCCGGGGGCGTCGTCGCGCCGGGCGAGCTGCTCGAGGGTGGTCAGGGCACGCTGGTGCTCGCCGCAGCGGTGTGCGGACTCGGCGGCGTGGGCGAGCAGGTCCGTGCGCCCCGGGTCGGCGTCCGGCGTGAGCTCCAGCGCGAGCGCCCAGTGCCGGTACGCCTCCGCGAAGCCGTACAGCCGCTCGGCCGCGCGGGCGGCGGCGACCACCGACGGCAGCGCCCGCGCGGGCTCGCCGGCCTGCTGCCAGTGGTGTGCGAGCCGGGCGTGATCGGGCTCGCCCGGGAACGCCTCGATGGCCTCGGCGTAGCGGCGGTGCCGGGCGGTGTGCTCGGCCGGCAGCACCTCGTGCGCCAGGACCTCGGCCACGACCTGGTGGCGCAGCCGGTAGCCGTCCGCCGCGCTGGTCACGAACCGGTGCGCGACGGCGTCCCGGACGGCCTCGATGAGCTCGTTCTCCGGCAGCGGCAGCACCCGCGCGAGCAGCTCGTGCTCGACCGGCTCCACCCCGGCGGCGACGGCGTGCACCACGTCGTGGGCGTGCGGCGGCAGCTCGTCGACGCGGGACAGGAAGATCTCGCGCAGCGTGTCGGACAGCTCCACCCGGCCGTCGCGCAGGTCACGAGCGAGCTCCTCGGCGACGAACGGGTTGCCGCCGCTGCGCTTGAAGACCCGGTCGGCGTCCTCCGGCGCGACGTCCCTCCCGGCGATCGCGGTGACCAGCTCCGCGGTGGCGTCCTGGTCGAGCGGGGCCAGATCCAGCACGCGTACGGACCGCAGCCGGCGCAGCTCCGCCAGGACCCGCCGCAGCGGGTGGGAGCCGTGCAGCGACTCCGAGCGCACCGCGGCCAGCACCGACAGGTTGAGCTCGCCGAGGCCGGCCAGCAGGTAGAGCAGCAGCTGGCGGGTGCTGCGGTCGGCCCACTGCAGGTCGTCGAGGACCAGCAGCAGCCGGCGTCCGCGGGCGAGGGTGCGCAGCTCCTGCGAGACGCGTTCGAGCAGGGCGCCCGCGCCGTCCGGAGTCTCGCCGGCCGCGGCGTGCGCGCCGGCCTGCCGCAGCGCCTGCAGGACCGGGTGCAGCGGGGAGGCGTCGCCGATGTCGAGGCAGGCGCCGAAGAGTACGGCGGCCCCGGCCGCCCGCATGGCCTCCGCGGTCTCCCGCAGCAGCCGGCTCTTGCCGACGCCGCTCTCCCCGGTGACGAACACGGCGGAGGTGCCACCGGGACCGGCGGCGAGCAGATCGGCCTGGATCGACGGCAAGATGTCGGAACGTCCGACAAGTGGCGCGTCGTCGCCCTGGCTGGCCATGCGTGGCAGCCTAATGGGAATCGAGGTGAGCCGTTCTCGTCGGTTCGGACTGTTCTGCGTCACAGAACAACCGACGCGGCGGCCGCTGTCACAGATACGTCATTCTGCGGATCCGCTGTCTTGTGCCGGGCTGGCACCGTTTCCTTCGCCAACGCGAACGAAGGGAGCGGGGGACGTGAACAGAACCACCGCCGGCCTGCGGTGCCGGCGACAGACCGTCACAGTGCTGTTCGTCGACATCGTCGGCTTCACCAGCCTGATCGACGATCTTGACTGCATCGATGTCCGTGACCTGCAGGTCGACTATTTCGACGCCGTGTCCACGGTCGTCCGGGCGGCCGGTGGGGTCGTGGAGAAGTTCATCGGCGACGCCGTCATGGCGGTCTTCGGCGCGAGCGGCCCGCGGGCCGGCCGGCCGGACGAGACGTGCCGGGCGGCCGCCGCCGCGGTCCGGGCCGGGCTGCTGATCCAGGAGGCGCTGCGGGGGCGTCTTCTGGCCGGCCGCTTCCCGGTACGTACCCGGGTGGGACTCGCCACAGGCGACGCGATCGTCGACCTCGACGCGGCCCGCGACGGCGGGTACGGGATGGTCAGCGGCAGCGTCGTCGCGACCGCGGCACGGTTGCAGGCGTACGCGCCGCACGACACGGTCGTGGTGTGCGCCGCCACGCAGAGCGCCTCGGACGCCGCGATCGCGTACCAGGAGATGCCGCCCGTGTCGGTCCCCGGCAAGGCGGCACCGGTCGAGCTGTGGCGGGCACTGCAGCCGCAGGCCGTCCCCGCCCAGCGCGCCCTGCAGACCTGCGCCTGACGATCGGACAGCCGGGACAATCCTTCAGCGCGGCGGTGGTGCGCCGATAGAGGCTGCGTGGGTGCCTCGCCTTCCGTACCGGCAGAGCCGGCAGCGGTGCAGTCCGAGCTCGGCGTCGCCGCCGGGCTCGAAGTGCTGGGCGAGATCGGCCGCGGCGCGCAGGCGGTCGTCTACCGGGTCCGGCGCGACGGCCGCGACTACGCCCTGAAGATGCTGCTCGAGGAGACCCCCGCGAGCTCCGGCCGGGGCCGCGACTTCCACCGGCAGGCGGCGCTGCTGGCCGCCGTCGAGAACCCGCACCTGCCGCGCGTGCACAAGTCCGGCGACGTCGGCGGGCGCCCGTACCTGATCATGGATCTGGTCGAGGGTGAGCCGCTGGCCCGGCGGCTGCTGCGCGGGCCGGTGCCGGAACGGCACGCCATCGCGATCGGGGCGGACGCCGCCGGCGCGCTGCGCGCGGTCCACGAGCACGACCTGGTGCACCGCGACATCAAGCCCGAGAACGTCATGATCACCGCCGAGGGCGCGGCCCGCCTGGTGGACTTCGGGCTCGCCGCCCCCGCCTCGCCCGAGGGGCTGGGCCCGGACGACGCCGTGGCCGGCACGCTGACCTACTGCGCGCCGGAGCAGACCGGCATGCTCAACCGGCCCGTCGACAACCGGTCCGACCTGTACGCCCTCGGCGCCGTGCTCTTCGAGTGCGTCACCGGCGCCCCGCCCTTCGCCGCGGACGACGTCGCAGAGCTGCTGCACCTGCACGCCACGGCGCCCGTACCCGATCCGCGGGCGCTGTCGCCCGGTCTCGGCGCGACCTTCGCCGCCGTCATCGTGCGGCTGCTGGCCAAGGACCCCGACGACCGCTACCAGAGCGCCGCGGGGCTGCTGGCGGACCTGCGCCGGCTCGCCACCGACCCGGCGGCGGTGTTCCCGCTCGGCGACGAGGACGGGCCGGTCGCGCCGCTGGAGCCGCGGCTGACCGGGCGTGACGCCGAGTTCGGCGTGCTCCGCGAGCGCTGGACCGAGGCGGCGAGCGGCCGGGGCGGCGTGGTGCTGCTGCACGGGCCGACCGGGGCCGGGAAGACCCGGCTGGCGATGGAGCTCGGTGCGCTGGCCGCCGCTCAGGGCGCCGTCGTGCTGCGCGGCGGTGCGTCCTCCAGCGACCGGCGGCCGATGGCACCGCTGCGCGCCGCGGTCGATGCGTACGTGAAAGACCTGCTCGGCCGCCCCGGTGGCGGCGCCGCCGCCGCGAACGTCCTGCGCGCCGCCGCGGGGCAGAGCGCCGGCCTGGTGACCAGCCTGTCGCCGGCGCTGGCCGAGGTCCTCGGGGTGCCCGAGGTGCCGGGCGAGATCGGCCTCGGCCGGCACGCCGCCGCGGTCGCCGACCTGCTCACCGGCCTGGCCCGGACCGCCGGCCCGGTGCTGGTGCACCTCGACGACGCGCAGTGGTTCGACGACGGCACCGTCCGGGTGCTGCAGCAGCTCGCGGCCGGCGTGTCCGGCGTACGGATGCTCGTCGTGGCGACCACCCGGCCCGCCGACGGCGACGCGCAGGAGCAACCACCACGGCTCGGCTCCGGTCAGGTGCTCGACATCAGCCTCGCGCCGCTCAGCCAGGACCAGGTGGGGCTGCTCATCGAGTCGATCTCCGGTGGCCTGCGGCTGCCGGAGCGCTCCGCGGCGCACATCACGATGCTGACCGGCGGCAACCCCTTCGTGACCCTCGCGTACGCGCGGATGGTCATGGAGGCGGGCCTGCTGCGGCCCGACTGGGGTACGTGGGAGGTCGACGGCGACGGGGTCCGTGATCTGGCCCTGCCCGCCGACTCCGCCCAGCTCGTCCTGCGCCGGATGAGCGCCCTCGACGCCGGCAGCCGGCACCTGCTGAGCATCGCGGCCGTCGTCGGCACCGCGTTCAGCCCCGGGATCGT carries:
- a CDS encoding adenylate/guanylate cyclase domain-containing protein yields the protein MNRTTAGLRCRRQTVTVLFVDIVGFTSLIDDLDCIDVRDLQVDYFDAVSTVVRAAGGVVEKFIGDAVMAVFGASGPRAGRPDETCRAAAAAVRAGLLIQEALRGRLLAGRFPVRTRVGLATGDAIVDLDAARDGGYGMVSGSVVATAARLQAYAPHDTVVVCAATQSASDAAIAYQEMPPVSVPGKAAPVELWRALQPQAVPAQRALQTCA
- a CDS encoding helix-turn-helix transcriptional regulator; this translates as MASQGDDAPLVGRSDILPSIQADLLAAGPGGTSAVFVTGESGVGKSRLLRETAEAMRAAGAAVLFGACLDIGDASPLHPVLQALRQAGAHAAAGETPDGAGALLERVSQELRTLARGRRLLLVLDDLQWADRSTRQLLLYLLAGLGELNLSVLAAVRSESLHGSHPLRRVLAELRRLRSVRVLDLAPLDQDATAELVTAIAGRDVAPEDADRVFKRSGGNPFVAEELARDLRDGRVELSDTLREIFLSRVDELPPHAHDVVHAVAAGVEPVEHELLARVLPLPENELIEAVRDAVAHRFVTSAADGYRLRHQVVAEVLAHEVLPAEHTARHRRYAEAIEAFPGEPDHARLAHHWQQAGEPARALPSVVAAARAAERLYGFAEAYRHWALALELTPDADPGRTDLLAHAAESAHRCGEHQRALTTLEQLARRDDAPGACALHLRRARYLAAAGRAATAEIEYERALAAEACTPSEKASAAAHLAELLVHLGRYADAGVRARDALDLADRADGSTADLVRASAALGFSLAFREDPDAGLAVIRQAVEIAERSGHPDDIGCAYLHLAELLTNPLNNIEEGVLVARRGAEKLAAIGQGRTYQTRLLAIAANGLFRVGQWAEAEQVLAAAMRHRPSGADAVEILLARCRLWVGFGDIEAADRDLDAVATILAGGGARHVLPMLTLRAGLAMWQGRHAEARSAVQRGLTETRSDDLVLLGVLAWHGLRAEAEAQAGGTVPVDAGAVRRLQVVVDRVARNAGSAPAPVRAVVDGYLDLCAAELSRIEERNDPELWAKAAASWDRRTQPYPAAYSRLRQAEASFARRTRRAAATTAIREAYATAQAMGAKPFAAEITQVAGRARVALTGDEEVVTPVPARPGDELSMLTDREREVLAAVAEGLTNREIGQKLFISERTVGVHIGHIFDKLQVRTRVQASRVFLRAA